The Cellulophaga lytica DSM 7489 nucleotide sequence GAATTAAGTAAATTTGGCTTTACTAAAATTAGCCCTGAGTTAGACGTATTAATGAAGAATTATGAAAAGGGGTTAATTTCTTCTGATGATTTTATAAATAAAACAAACAAAATTTTTCCTACTGCCACACCACAAGAACTTAAAAATGCTTGGAATAAAATTATTTTAGATTTCCCTGAAGAACGTTTACTATTTATAGAAACATTAGCTAAAGAGAAAAATTACCGTTTATTTTTGCTTAGCAATACAAATGAATTACATATAGAGCAGGTTATTAAAAATATGGGAACTGAAAGATATGATAG carries:
- a CDS encoding HAD-IA family hydrolase; translated protein: MIKNIIFDFGDIFINLNKTATALELSKFGFTKISPELDVLMKNYEKGLISSDDFINKTNKIFPTATPQELKNAWNKIILDFPEERLLFIETLAKEKNYRLFLLSNTNELHIEQVIKNMGTERYDRFKACFEQFYLSHLINFRKPNANIYEFVLKENNLNAKETFFIDDTEENTIAAEKLGIKSWNLQVGNEDIINLKSKL